The genomic segment CCACGGCCGGGCCGCGCGCAGGCCCTCGATGTCGGGCAGCAGGGCGCTGCTGCCGGTCGCGATCACGACGGCGTGGCGGGCGGTCAGCAGGGTGCCGTCGACTTCGACCTCGCGCTCGCCGTGGAGGCGGCCGTGACCGCGATAAAGGGCGATGCCGGCCTTGTCGAGCCAGGCCGCCTGACCGTCGTCCAACCAGTTGGCCGCGAAGTCGTCGCGTCGCTTGAGCACCGCGGCCACGTCGATCCCGCCGGTGATCGCCTCCCGGGCGCCGGGCAGGTTGCGAGCCGCTCGCAGCGCCGACGAGCTGCGCAGGAGCGCCTTGGTCGGCATGCAGGCCCAGTACGAGCACTCCCCGCCGACCAGCTCCCGCTCGACGACGGCGGCGGTCAGCCCGCCCTGCACGACCCGGTCGGCGAGGTTCTCCCCCACCGGGCCGGCCCCGATCACCACGACGTCGTACTCAGCGTTCTCCATGTCGATGTCCTTTCGCATGTCAGTTCTCCGGGCGGAGCGGTGGTCAGGTCAGCTGGTCTTCGCGGCGCGGCCGAGGCGGATGGCCGAGATGAGGAAGAAGACGGCGCCGGGGATGGCGTAGCCGATCGCGTTGGTCAGCATCGGGTCGGCCGCGCCGGCCGCGGCGATGAAGGAACCGCCGGCCAGCACCGAGATGCCGCCGCTGAGGATCATCGGCCACTGGCCGCCCATCGTGCGGCGGGTGACGCCCACGACGAGCTGGATCAGGCCGGCCACGACGGCCCAGGCGCCCCACACGCGCAGCACGGCCGGGATGCCGGAAGCGGCGGCGAAGGCCAGGCCGACCGCGGTGAGCGAGCTGACCGCGATGTTGGCGTAGAGCAGGACCGGCGACCCCGTACGGCGGGAGGCCCGCGCGTCGATCACGGCGGCGGCCACGTCGACCAGCGGATAGAGCACCAGCAGGGTGGCGGCGAGCGGGCCGATGTGGTCGGCGGTCGTGAACATCACGAGGGCCCAGACGATGGCGAACAAGAACCGGCCGAAGTACAGCCGGCGCAGCACGGCGGCCGTGGTCGAGACGCTGGGGGCGGCGATGGTGGTCATACCCTGTCCCTTGGTAGAACGAACGTTCTGTCGCGACTAACGATGACGGTCCGGCCCCGCCTTGTCAAGAACGAACGTTCTGTCGTTACCATGGGGGTATGGCGCGCACCACGACCGAACCCCGGCCCTCCGAGGCCCGGCTCCGCCTCCTGGGCACGGCGAGCAAGATCTTCTACGCCGAGGGCATCCACGCGATCGGCGTCGACCGCATCATCAACGAGGCCGCCGTGACCCGGGCGACCTTCTACCGCCACTTCCCCGGCAAGGAAGACCTCGTCGTGGCCTACCTGCAGGGCGCCGACGAGGCCATCCGGGCCCAGGTCAGCGCGGGCGTGGCCGCCGCCTCGTCACCCGGCGACGCCGTCCGGGCCATCGCCGCCGGCATCGCCGACGGCATTCGCTCGCCCGGCTTCCGCGGGTGCGCCTTCCTCAACGCCGTGGCCGAATACCCCGACCCGCAGAGCCCGGTGCACCAGGTGGTGCTCGCGCACCGGCAGTGGTTCCTCGACACGGTCGTCGAGCTGATGGCCCGGATCGAGCCGGACGAGGCCGAAGCGGCCGCCCAGCACTTCATCATGCTGCGCGACGGCGCCATGGCCGCGGGCTGCCTCTTCGACCCCGAGGCCATCAGCGAGACCTTCCTGCGCGGAGTCAACGGCCTCGTCGAACGACACGGCGCCCGCCACGAGCCGAGCTGAACGATGACTCCGGCCGCCCTGCTGGCGCAACGTCTGGCGCGCGCGGGAATCAGCGACGTCGTCACCGTCGAGCCGGTCAGCGGCGGGCTGGCCGCACTGGCCGGCATAGCGCACCGCGACGACGCGCCACCGGTCTTCGTCAAAACCTTCGCGGAAGCGCCGGACGGGGACGCCTTCGCCGCCGAGGCCGAGGGGCTGACGGTCCTGCGCGAGCTCGGCGGCCTGCCCACCCCCGACGTGCTCGTGGCCGGCCCCGAGTTGCTCGTGTTGTCGCTCCTGCAGCCGCGACCGCGCGACGAAGCCTTCTGGGAACGGTTCGCCCACGCGCTCGCTCACCTGCATCTGAGCACCGGCCACCCGCGCTTCGGATGGCACCGCGACAACTGGCTGGGCCGCCGCCGGCAGGTCAACACGTGGGCCGGCGACGGCTTCGCCTTCTTCGCCGAGCACCGGCTGCTGCGCTGGCTCCCCGAGCCCCGCGTGCGGGCCGCGCTCGGATCCGCCGACCGGACCGCGCTGGAACGGCTCTGCGACCGGCTCCCCGAGCTGCTGCCCCAGCGGCCGGCCACCCTGACCCACGGCGACCTGTGGGCCCAGAACGTGCTGGCCACCGCCGACGGACGAGCGGCGCTGATCGACCCCGCGGTGTCCTACACGTGGGCCGAGGTCGACCTGGCGCACCTCTGGACCACGGCGCCGCCACCCGAGTCGCGGCGCTTCTTCGACGTCTACGCCGACCTGACCGGCCTGGACGACGACTGGCCGGCCCGCATGCCGATCATCCAGCTCCGCCAGCACCTGGCCGTCCTGGCTCAGTTCGACGACGACTGGGGCGCCGCCGACCTGATCCGCGCCACGCTGGCCCCGTTCCGCCCGCGCACGTGACCGCGGCCACCCACGACTGCCGCCACCACCCCGGCCCGTCATCGGCGCACCCCGGCCCCGCCCCCATGTCCGTCACCGGCGCACGCAGGGCGAACCCGCGGCGATCGGCTCGCCGCACAAGCCGCACCACGACGCCGGGACCGTCTCGTGGCACATCGCCGCGTAGATCGTCGGCGCGGCGTCGAAGACCTGCCACGGGCGCCGGGCGAAGTAGCGCACGACCCAGCGGTCGCGCCCGGGTGGCCAACCGGCCAGCACGGCTTGGACGGCGACGTCCGGTCCGCGCCACCACACCTCGGCCGGCCCGCTCGCTTGCGGGACGGGCGGCGGCAGACCGGCTTCGTCGGCGATCGGCCCCACGTCCGACGGGGTGAAGCACTCGAAGACCTGGTGGAACCAGGTGTGCACCTCGAAGAGCATCGCGGGCCGCTCGAGCCGCTGCTCGAGGGAGCGGTCGATGACGCGGTACGGCAGCCGGCCGGGGCCCATGATGGTGCGGCCGTCGGCCAGCACGTCCAGGCCCCATGTCCAGGAGCCGTCAACGATGCCGGGGAAGGCTGGTCCGTACGGGGTGTCGAGGACTGAATTGTCGCCCTCCAGGCCGTACTCCATCGGGTTGCCGCCGGTGACGGAGTAGGACAGGCCGCCGTATCGGTCCTCGAAGGCGACCATGACGTCGATCAGTCGCGGGTCGGAGGCCGCGGAGCGGATGGCCTCTTCCGACGTGTGCGGGAGGCGTCGCGAGCGTTGCCGGAGGAAGCGGCGTACGCGGGGCGAGGTTCGCGAGTCGTCAGCGATGTATATGGGCGAACCCTAGCAGCTCGATGATGCCAAATAGATAGACGTGGGTTGATATCCGGACAGAGGGCTGCGATGCTTCCACTTGGGAGCGCTCCCACCTATCCCCCCATCCCCGACGAACGGAGGACAGATCATGACGCCTCGTCCCCGCTGGGTGCTGGTCGTGCTTCTCGCCCTCGTGGCCGGCCTGCTTCCCTTCAGCGGCGCGGCCCAGGCCCACGGCACCATCATCAACCCGGCCAGCCGGGCCTATCAGTGCTGGAAGTCCTGGGGCAGCCAGCACACCAACCCGGCCATGCAGCAGCAGGATCCGATGTGCTGGCAGGCGTTCCAGGCCAACCCCGACACCATGTGGAACTGGATGAGCGCCCTGCGCGACGGCCTGGGCGGCCAGTTCCAGGCCCGCACGCCCGACGGCCAGCTCTGCAGCAACGGCCTGACCCGCAACGACAGCCTCAACCGGACCGGGGCCTGGAAGACGACCAACGTCTCCCGCAACTTCACCGTCCAGCTGTACGACCAGGCCAGCCACGGCGCCGACTACTTCCGCGTCTACGTCAGCAAGCAGGGGTTCAACCCGGCCACCCAGAGCCTGGGCTGGGGCAACCTCGACTTCATCACGCAGACCGGCCGGTACGCCCCGGCGCAGAACATCTCGTTCAACATCTCCACCTCCGGCTACACCGGGCACCACGTGCTCTTCGTGATCTGGCAGGCGTCGCACCTGGACCAGGCCTACATGTGGTGCAGCGACGTGAATTTCACCGCATGAAGCGTTACGTAGGAGTGGCGGCGATCCTGCTCGCGGTTGCGGGCGGGATCGCCGTCCTGTGTGCGGATCCGCCGGACGTGCCGGCGCAGGTCACCGCCCGGATGCGCGACATCCTGGAGCAGTCGAGCCCGGAGCAGCACAGCCACGCGGGTCACACCGGGCAGCCGGGCGAGGTGGTCTGCGGGGTGCGCGTCTACGGCTACGAGCCGCCGGACGCGGGCGCGCTCACCGACGTACGGGAGATCTATGGTTTTCACCTGTGCGGCGTGGCCGAGGACAAGCGGCCGTGGGACGTGGCGGTCAAGCTGGCCGGGCCGGTGATTCTCGACCTGTCGGCGCAGCCGCCCGCCATCCGCGTCGTCGAGGCCACCGCTGAGGTCAAGTACGTCGACCGGCTGCGCGAGATGTTCCCGGCGAAGTACGCGGATCTGGCGCAGAAGGAGGCACTGACCGAGGACGAGACGGCCGAGCTGCGCCGCCGGTACGACAGCGCGGCCGGGCTCTGAACCTCACCAGTCCATCCACCCGTCCAGGCTGGGTTTGCGCAGGATCGCGGGCTCGTCGTAGTCGATCGCGGTCAGCCACTGCGTGCCCGGCCGCTCCCGATGACCGAGCCGGGCCAGATCCCGTACAACGATGGGGATGTGCAGCGCCCCGAAGACCACCGCGACCTCCGCGTCCTCGGCCGCGAACTCGGTGTCGATCTCGTGCATCACGTGGAGCAGTTCGTCCTCGCGCTGAACGTCGAGCTCGTCGCGCGGCACCACGGTGTGGTCATGCAGGTTCTTCCAGTCCACCTGGGTGGCCAGCCAGTCGCCGGCGCGGGCCATGTGCCAGGCCAGGAACGGTGTGCTCAGGTGGGCCAGCACCTGCTCCTCGACGGACATCCGGCGTTCCGGGTCCGCGTCCGGGGCCAGGAACGCATCCGGGAAGATGATCGGGACGCCGAGGGCGCGGTAGTCGATGTCCTGCGGCACCAGGTCACGAGCGGCGCGCTGCCGGGCCAGGCGCATGGCATTGGCGTACGTCATGCCGGTCGAGCTCGGCCCGTCCCAGATCTCGGCGATCACCGCCGAGCACGACCGCAGCCGCTGCCAGATCGCCCAGTAGTAGTCGGCGTGCCCCATGTGGATCGTCGGGATGATCACCCAGCGCAGCCCGCCGGCGGGTCGCTGGAAGACCGACACGGACGTCCGGAACCCGAGCTCGCTCATCTCGGTCAGCTGCATGCCCGCAAGGATAGGAAGCGGTAACCAGCCGACTACGCCGCACATGCGCACTGGAGTTGAGCCGCGCGGCCGACCAGAGTGCGATGCATGCCGACCCGATACGCCGACCCGCCGATGGAGCAGATGCTGCGTCGCCTCCCGGCCCGGCATCGCGAAGTCCTCGTGGCCACCTACTTCCGCGGCCGCACGACCACCGAGGCGGCCCACGTGCTCGGCCTGCCCCCGAAAGCGGTCAAGGCCCGGCTCTACGAGGCGATGCGGGAGCTCTCCGACATGCGCTTCTGCTGACAGCAGACGGCCTGTCTGCTGACGGCAGATCGGCTTGGTGTCCGGCCCGTACGGCTCCCATGGTGGTCCCGAGAGAGCGAGGGGATCACATGACTCAACCGATTGCCGGATCGATCGACGACCAGGTGGCCGCGCGGCTGCTGCATCAGCGCATCGTCGTGCTGGGCCAGGAGGTGGACGACCAGATCGCCAACCGGCTGTGCGGCCAGTTGCTGCTGCTGTCGGCCGAGGACCCGCGGGCCGTCATCAGCCTCTACATCAACTCGCCGGGCGGGTCGGTCAGCGCCGGGCTGGCCATCTACGACACCATGCGGCTGATTCCCAACGAGGTCAGCACGCTGGCCTTGGGTCTGGCCGGCAGCATGGGCCAGTTCCTGCTGACGGCGGGCGCGCCGGGCAAGCGGTTCAGCCTGCCGCACGCGCAGATCCTGATGCACCAGGGCTCGGCCGGGTTCGGCGGCACGGCGGCCGACGTGGAGATCTACGCCGACCAGCTGGAACGGGTGGGTACGACACTGCTGCGGCTGACCGCCGAGCACACCGGGCAGCCGATCGAGGTGGTGGAACGGGACAGCCGCCGCGATCGCTGGTTCACCGCCGGACAGGCCCGGGCGTACGGGCTGATCGATCACGTCCTGGACAGCGTGGACGACGTGCGCCCCGAGATGACCCGGCAGCCGATGGGGCTGAGCGCATGAGCCAGTACACAATTCCCACCGTCGTCGAGAAAACTCCCAACGGCGAACGGGCGTACGACATCTATTCGCGGCTGCTGTCCGACCGGATCATCTTCCTCGGCACCGAGATCGACGACGGCGTGGCCAACGTGGTGATCGCCCAGCTGATCCACCTCGAATCGGCCGGTGAGCAGGAGATCGGGCTCTACATCAACTCGCCCGGAGGGTCGTTCAGCGCGCTGACCGCCATCTACGACACCATGCATTTCGTCCGGTGCGACATCGCCACGATCTGCGTCGGTCAGGCCGCGTCGGCCGCCGCCGCCCTGCTGGCGGCGGGCACACCCGGCAAACGCTCGGTGCTGCCGCACGCCAAGGTGACGCTGCACCAGCCGTCCAGCCAGGCCCGGGGCACGCTGCCCGACCTGGCGGTGGAGGCCAAGGAGGTGGCCAAGGTGCGGGCCGAGATGGATCGGATCCTGGGCCGGCACACGGGTCACCCGGTGGAGAAGATCCGCGCCGACACCGATCGGAGCATGGCGTTGACCGCGCCCGAGGCGGTCGCCTACGGCCTGGCCGACCGGGTGATCACGGCACGGCCGGAGCGGGCGTACCGGTTGAGCGCCGCGAGCTGATCAGGCGGCGAGCATCATGACGCCACCGGACCGTCCCGGCGCCGGCGGAGCCACGGGGGCCAGCCGCAGCACGGGCGCGACGTGGCCGACCAGGTCGAAGCGGACCTCGGCCAGCAGGTCGGACAACTCGATCCGCAAGGCGTCGCAGACCGCGGCCAGAATCTCGGAGCTGGGCTCCTTGCGGCCGCGCTCGACCTCCGACAGATATTGCACCGACACATTCGCCTCGCGGGCGACCTCGGCCAGGGTGCGGCGCTGTTCCAGCCGATGACGGCGCAGCACCCGGCCGACCACCGTACGCAACAAGGGCCGTGTGTTGTCCGCCATGCGGCTCACCGTACCCAGCCCGCGGACGGCCCCGATACCCCGGTTCGCCAGGAGCTTAGAGCGGCAGCCACTCCATGCTCGTGGTGATCTCGGCGAGGATCTCGGGGATCGGCTCGACGCCCAGGCCGGGCCCCGCCGGCACGGGCAGGTGGCCGTCCTCGAGCACGAACGGTGCGGTGACGTCCGTACGGAAATAGCGGTCCGACCCCGACGTGTCGCCGGGCAGGGTGAAACCGGGCAGGGCGGCCAAAGCCACGTTGGCCGCCCTGCCCAGGCCTGTTTCGAGCATGCCGCCGCACCAGACGGGGATGCCGTTGGCGACACACACGTCGTGGATGCGGCGGGCCTCGAGGTAGCCGCCGACCCGGCCCGGTTTGACGTTGACGATGCTGCACGCGCCCAGCCGGATGGCGTCGGCGGCGGCACGGGCCGACACGATCGACTCGTCCAGGCAGATCGGGGTCCGCACGCGGCGGGACAGCTCGACGTGACCGAGCACGTCCTCCTCGTCCAGCGGCTGCTCGATCAGCAGCAGGCCGAACGGGTCGAGCGCGGCCAGCAGCGGCGCCTGCCCCACCGTGTACGCCGTGTTCGCGTCCACCTGCAGCAGCACATCGTCACCGAAGCGCTCGCGGACCGCCCGTACGGGCTCGACGTCCCAGCCCGGCTCGATCTTCAGCTTGATCCGGACGTAGCCCTGCGCGAGGTAGCCGTCGACCGCGTCGAGCAGCTGGGGGATCGAGTCCATGATGCCGACCGACACCCCGCACGGCACCCGGTCGCGGGTGGCGCCCAGCTCGCGGGCGAACGAGCGGCCCTCGGCGCGCAGTTCGGCGTCGAGCACCGCGGTCTCCAGTGCGGCCTTGGCCATCCGGTGACCCTTGAACCTGTGCAGGGCCGGCGCGACGGCGGTGGCCGCGGCGGGTCGGCGGGCGGCCAGCGCGGGCACCAGGTAGCGGCGCAGCACGTCGGCCGCGGCCTCGACGTATTCGCTGGAGTAAAGGGGGTCGCTCATCGCGACGCACTCGCCCCACCCCTCGGCCTCGTCGGTGACGGCCCGCAGCAGCAGGACGTCGCGCTCGGTCTCGGTGCCGAACGACGTGCGGAACGGCGCCACCAGCGGCATCTTGATGCGGCGCAGCTCGATCCCGGTCAGTTTCACGCGTCTGCCCTCTCCACCACATACCAGCCGGCCCGGTCGAAGCCGGTCACCCGGGCCCCGCCGTCGATCAGGGAACCGAGCACCTCCCGTACGGCGACCCGCCAGCGCCGGGCACACGCCACATCGGTGCGGCGCAACGACTCGATGTCGGACGGCACCGCGACCAGCACCGTCCGGCCGGTGACGGGGCGCGGGACCGGGTCGCCGTCGGGCCCGCGGTCCAGGGCGACGGCCGCCCCGGTCAGGTCCGGCGCCGGCAGCGGGCCGTGCGGCGCGGTCAGGTCCCAGCGCATCAGCAGCCGGTCGGTGTCGTCGGCGCCGTTGATGCCGTCGGTCATGGCGCCGTAGAAGTGCGGCAGATACTGCACCGGGCGACCGCCCAGTTTGACCATGTTGAAGTACGCGTTACGGCTGACCAGCGGATCGAAGGTCCAGCTGATGGTGTGCACGCCCAGGTCGAGCGCCCAGGCCCGCTGATGCAGTTTGAGGGCGTAGCCGATGCCCCGGCCGTGCGCGGCCCGGCCGACCCCGGCGATGTGGCTGTGCATCTCGCGGCGCCCGGGCGGTCCGAAAAAGGCGATGCAGGCCCCGACCATGCCGCCGGCGTCGAACGCCCCCGCCACGTAGTTGCCGGCCTTGGTCATGGCGCGCAGCAGGTCACGGGTGACCGGCGGGTCGGCCGGGTCGGACCGCCAGATGCTGTCGAACAGCCGGCACACGTCGTGCAGCTCGGCCAGCTCGGTCAGGACACGGATCTCGACCCCGGCCGCCCGGGCCGCCGCGTCGGCCGCCGGGGTCGGGCTGAGCAGGTCACTCACTGCCGGTCACCTCTCCCACCAGCGCCGCGACCAGCGCCGCCCGGCGCGGGATCTCGGCGACGACCACGTGTTCGCCGGGGGCGTGCGCGCCGCCGCCGACCGCGCCGAGCCCGTCCAGGGTAGGCGTGCCGGCGCCGGCGGTGAAATTGCCGTCCGAGGCGCCGCCGACCGCGGCCCGGCCCAGCGGGGGCAGGCCGAGCCGCACGGCGACCGCCTCGGCCCGGGCGTAGAGGGCTTCGGACGCGGCGGCCTCCAGGGGCGGGCGGTTGGGGCCGCCCTCGATCGTGATCCGGGCACCCGGCAGCACCGGGGCCAGCGAGGTCAGGGCCACGTCGACGCGCCGCTGCTCGGCGGTGGTGCGGGCACGCACGTCGACGGCGAACTCGCCCCGGGCGGGAACGGTGTTGGTGGTGGTGCCCGCGGTCATCCGGGCCGGCACCACTGTCGTGCCCAGGGCTGGGTCGGCCAGGGCCTGCACGGCGAGCACCTGGTGGGCCAGTTCCACGGTGGAGTTGACGCCGGCCTCGGGTTCCAGGCCCGCGTGCGCGGCCCGGCCGGTCACCCGTACGGCGTACAGGGAAACGCCTTTGCGCTCGGTCTTGAGGGCGCCCCCGTCGGCCGCCCCCTCCAGCACCAGGGCCGCCGCGCATCCGGCGGCCTCCTTCTCGATCAGCTCCCGCGACGTGGGCGAGCCCAGCTCCTCGTCCCCGGTGATCAGCACGGTCACCCCCGCGCGGTTCGTGAGTGCCGCCACCGCGTGCAGGGCCTGCACCACGCCCGCCTTCATGTCGAAGCAGCCCGGCCCGCGCAGGGTCTCACCCGTCACCTCGTACGGGTGGTGCGCGAGGGAACCGATCGGCCACACCGTGTCATGGTGACCCAGCAGCAGCACCCGCGGCGGGCCGTAGCCGAAACGCCACCGCAGGTGGGTACGCCCGTCGATCACGATCCGCTCCGGGTGCGCGCCGAGCCGGCGGTGACCGATCGCGGCCAGCACCTCGGCGCTGCGGGCCACGGCGGCCCGGTCGTCCGAGGGCGACTCGCAGGTCACCAGCTCCCGCAGGTCGGCCAGCATTTCGCGCAGGTCCATCTCAGCTCACCTTCGGGGTCGCCCGCACGCCCAGGTGCAGGTAACGCTCGCCGGTGGGCAGCCGGTAGAAGTACACCGGGAACCACGTGTCGCTCTGCGGCATCCGTACGAGGAAAAGGTCGTCCTTGACGGCGACCAGGGGCAGCTCGTGCACGGGCTCGGGGGTGAGCTCGGCCAGCGGCCCGGTCTGGGTCATGCGCAGAGTGGGACCCTCCAGGACCTCGAGGCGCGTGCTGGCCCGCTCGTAGGTGCCCAGGTGGGGCGTGATGTCAACCGCGACCGGCGGCGACGGCGGCGTCAACGGCCGGGGCATGGTCACCCCGGCCACCTCGGCGAAGATCTCACCGAACAGGTCCTGGTAGAGGTCGCGGGCACCCTCGCCGTTGGTCAGCAGGGTCACAGCCAGGTCCTGATCGGGCAGCAGGCGCAGGAACGCGGACTGGCCGATGGTGTTGCCGTCGTGGCCGATCAGCCGGTGCCCGTCCCAGCCGAACCGGATCCAGCCCAGCCCCCAGGAGTCGCCCAGCGTGTACTTCTCGGGCAGCTCGACCTGCTCCTCGGCCATGGCGGCGGTGCCGGCCGCGCTCAGCACGTCCCCGCCGCCGTTCAGGTGCATCCGCGCGAACGTCAGCAGATCGGCCGCCGTCGAGTTGATCAG from the Paractinoplanes abujensis genome contains:
- a CDS encoding TetR/AcrR family transcriptional regulator, with protein sequence MARTTTEPRPSEARLRLLGTASKIFYAEGIHAIGVDRIINEAAVTRATFYRHFPGKEDLVVAYLQGADEAIRAQVSAGVAAASSPGDAVRAIAAGIADGIRSPGFRGCAFLNAVAEYPDPQSPVHQVVLAHRQWFLDTVVELMARIEPDEAEAAAQHFIMLRDGAMAAGCLFDPEAISETFLRGVNGLVERHGARHEPS
- a CDS encoding fructosamine kinase family protein, which encodes MTPAALLAQRLARAGISDVVTVEPVSGGLAALAGIAHRDDAPPVFVKTFAEAPDGDAFAAEAEGLTVLRELGGLPTPDVLVAGPELLVLSLLQPRPRDEAFWERFAHALAHLHLSTGHPRFGWHRDNWLGRRRQVNTWAGDGFAFFAEHRLLRWLPEPRVRAALGSADRTALERLCDRLPELLPQRPATLTHGDLWAQNVLATADGRAALIDPAVSYTWAEVDLAHLWTTAPPPESRRFFDVYADLTGLDDDWPARMPIIQLRQHLAVLAQFDDDWGAADLIRATLAPFRPRT
- a CDS encoding lytic polysaccharide monooxygenase auxiliary activity family 9 protein, which translates into the protein MTPRPRWVLVVLLALVAGLLPFSGAAQAHGTIINPASRAYQCWKSWGSQHTNPAMQQQDPMCWQAFQANPDTMWNWMSALRDGLGGQFQARTPDGQLCSNGLTRNDSLNRTGAWKTTNVSRNFTVQLYDQASHGADYFRVYVSKQGFNPATQSLGWGNLDFITQTGRYAPAQNISFNISTSGYTGHHVLFVIWQASHLDQAYMWCSDVNFTA
- a CDS encoding sigma factor-like helix-turn-helix DNA-binding protein; amino-acid sequence: MPTRYADPPMEQMLRRLPARHREVLVATYFRGRTTTEAAHVLGLPPKAVKARLYEAMRELSDMRFC
- a CDS encoding ClpP family protease; translation: MTQPIAGSIDDQVAARLLHQRIVVLGQEVDDQIANRLCGQLLLLSAEDPRAVISLYINSPGGSVSAGLAIYDTMRLIPNEVSTLALGLAGSMGQFLLTAGAPGKRFSLPHAQILMHQGSAGFGGTAADVEIYADQLERVGTTLLRLTAEHTGQPIEVVERDSRRDRWFTAGQARAYGLIDHVLDSVDDVRPEMTRQPMGLSA
- a CDS encoding ClpP family protease, encoding MSQYTIPTVVEKTPNGERAYDIYSRLLSDRIIFLGTEIDDGVANVVIAQLIHLESAGEQEIGLYINSPGGSFSALTAIYDTMHFVRCDIATICVGQAASAAAALLAAGTPGKRSVLPHAKVTLHQPSSQARGTLPDLAVEAKEVAKVRAEMDRILGRHTGHPVEKIRADTDRSMALTAPEAVAYGLADRVITARPERAYRLSAAS
- the menC gene encoding o-succinylbenzoate synthase, with amino-acid sequence MKLTGIELRRIKMPLVAPFRTSFGTETERDVLLLRAVTDEAEGWGECVAMSDPLYSSEYVEAAADVLRRYLVPALAARRPAAATAVAPALHRFKGHRMAKAALETAVLDAELRAEGRSFARELGATRDRVPCGVSVGIMDSIPQLLDAVDGYLAQGYVRIKLKIEPGWDVEPVRAVRERFGDDVLLQVDANTAYTVGQAPLLAALDPFGLLLIEQPLDEEDVLGHVELSRRVRTPICLDESIVSARAAADAIRLGACSIVNVKPGRVGGYLEARRIHDVCVANGIPVWCGGMLETGLGRAANVALAALPGFTLPGDTSGSDRYFRTDVTAPFVLEDGHLPVPAGPGLGVEPIPEILAEITTSMEWLPL
- a CDS encoding GNAT family N-acetyltransferase → MSDLLSPTPAADAAARAAGVEIRVLTELAELHDVCRLFDSIWRSDPADPPVTRDLLRAMTKAGNYVAGAFDAGGMVGACIAFFGPPGRREMHSHIAGVGRAAHGRGIGYALKLHQRAWALDLGVHTISWTFDPLVSRNAYFNMVKLGGRPVQYLPHFYGAMTDGINGADDTDRLLMRWDLTAPHGPLPAPDLTGAAVALDRGPDGDPVPRPVTGRTVLVAVPSDIESLRRTDVACARRWRVAVREVLGSLIDGGARVTGFDRAGWYVVERADA
- a CDS encoding M20 family metallopeptidase, which produces MDLREMLADLRELVTCESPSDDRAAVARSAEVLAAIGHRRLGAHPERIVIDGRTHLRWRFGYGPPRVLLLGHHDTVWPIGSLAHHPYEVTGETLRGPGCFDMKAGVVQALHAVAALTNRAGVTVLITGDEELGSPTSRELIEKEAAGCAAALVLEGAADGGALKTERKGVSLYAVRVTGRAAHAGLEPEAGVNSTVELAHQVLAVQALADPALGTTVVPARMTAGTTTNTVPARGEFAVDVRARTTAEQRRVDVALTSLAPVLPGARITIEGGPNRPPLEAAASEALYARAEAVAVRLGLPPLGRAAVGGASDGNFTAGAGTPTLDGLGAVGGGAHAPGEHVVVAEIPRRAALVAALVGEVTGSE